The [Bacillus] selenitireducens MLS10 genome includes a region encoding these proteins:
- a CDS encoding GDP-mannose 4,6-dehydratase, with the protein MSYKPLDPSKVYLITGVAGFIGYYLSKKLLESDCQLVGIDNVNDYYDVNLEKGGLTPGTLMC; encoded by the coding sequence TTGAGCTACAAACCGTTAGATCCTAGTAAAGTTTATCTTATTACTGGAGTTGCAGGTTTCATTGGATATTATTTATCTAAGAAGCTATTAGAAAGTGACTGCCAATTAGTAGGTATTGATAATGTTAATGATTACTATGACGTGAACCTTGAAAAAGGGGGCCTGACCCCCGGCACGTTAATGTGCTAA